A window of Sphingorhabdus lacus contains these coding sequences:
- a CDS encoding site-specific DNA-methyltransferase: MGVIEKIRPATVKTATPQADLPLNQILKMDCIEAMRTLPDACIDMVFADPPYNLQLGGDLLRPDNSKVDAVDDDWDKFETFATYDAFTRAWLAEARRILKPNGSLWVIGSYHNIFRVGTAVQDAGYWILNDIVWRKSNPMPNFKGTRFTNAHETLIWASKSEKSKYTFNYRAMKTINDELQMRSDWLIPICGGQERLKRNGTKAHPTQKPEALLYRILLACTKPGDVVLDPFFGTGTTGAVARRLGRDWIGCEREDLYCEVAEERIAAALPLDESALKTMQSPKAAPKVAFGQLVEAGYLNPGAKLFDRKRQFEAVVRADGSIACGTVDGSIHKVGSTIQNAPSCNGWTYWHYEATDGAMKPIDDLRQTYLLATEP; this comes from the coding sequence ATGGGTGTCATTGAAAAAATTCGGCCAGCGACGGTAAAGACCGCAACGCCACAGGCCGATTTGCCTTTGAACCAGATTTTGAAAATGGACTGCATCGAGGCGATGCGGACGCTGCCCGACGCCTGCATCGATATGGTGTTCGCCGATCCGCCCTATAATCTGCAGCTTGGCGGCGACTTGCTGCGTCCCGACAACAGCAAGGTCGATGCGGTCGACGACGATTGGGACAAGTTCGAAACCTTTGCGACCTATGACGCCTTTACCCGCGCATGGCTCGCCGAAGCGCGCCGGATCTTGAAGCCCAACGGTTCGCTCTGGGTCATTGGCAGCTACCATAATATTTTCCGCGTTGGCACGGCGGTGCAGGATGCGGGCTATTGGATTTTGAACGACATTGTCTGGCGCAAGTCGAACCCGATGCCCAATTTCAAGGGCACCCGCTTTACCAATGCGCATGAAACGCTGATCTGGGCGTCGAAAAGCGAGAAATCGAAATATACGTTCAACTATCGCGCCATGAAGACGATCAACGACGAACTTCAGATGCGTTCGGACTGGCTGATCCCGATTTGCGGCGGTCAGGAACGGCTGAAGCGTAACGGCACGAAGGCCCACCCGACACAAAAGCCCGAGGCATTGCTCTATCGCATCCTGTTGGCCTGCACAAAGCCGGGCGATGTTGTCCTTGATCCGTTTTTTGGAACCGGCACCACCGGCGCTGTTGCGCGCCGTCTGGGTCGCGACTGGATCGGTTGCGAACGCGAAGACCTATATTGCGAAGTCGCCGAAGAGCGGATTGCCGCGGCACTGCCGCTGGATGAAAGCGCATTGAAAACGATGCAGTCGCCCAAGGCCGCACCCAAAGTCGCTTTCGGGCAATTGGTCGAAGCAGGCTATCTGAACCCCGGCGCAAAGCTTTTCGACCGCAAGCGGCAGTTCGAAGCGGTCGTGCGGGCCGATGGGTCGATTGCCTGTGGCACCGTTGATGGTTCCATCCATAAAGTCGGTTCGACCATCCAGAATGCGCCGAGCTGCAATGGCTGGACCTATTGGCATTATGAGGCGACCGACGGCGCGATGAAGCCGATCGATGATCTGCGCCAAACCTATCTTCTTGCAACCGAACCGTGA
- a CDS encoding ribonuclease HII encodes MIVGVDEAGRGPLAGPVVAAAVVLCEEGIAGLDDSKKLSPKKRAALEEQIKAKCRWAVGLCSVEEIDRINILQATMLAMTRAVEALAIAPSLVMVDGNRLPKWAYQAQAVVGGDAIHPCISAASIIAKEHRDRLMVEADREFPGYGWASNKGYGAAIHMEALRRLGPTPLHRRSFAPVAQMILV; translated from the coding sequence ATGATTGTCGGTGTAGACGAAGCCGGGCGCGGTCCGCTTGCGGGGCCTGTCGTGGCCGCCGCCGTGGTGCTGTGTGAAGAGGGGATCGCCGGGCTGGATGACAGTAAAAAGCTGTCGCCCAAGAAACGTGCGGCCTTGGAAGAGCAGATAAAGGCCAAATGCCGCTGGGCCGTCGGACTGTGCAGCGTCGAGGAAATCGACCGGATCAATATCCTGCAAGCAACGATGCTCGCAATGACGCGGGCGGTGGAGGCGCTGGCGATTGCGCCCTCGCTGGTCATGGTCGACGGCAACCGACTGCCCAAATGGGCCTATCAGGCGCAGGCGGTCGTAGGCGGCGATGCCATCCATCCCTGTATTTCGGCCGCCAGCATCATCGCCAAGGAACATCGCGATCGCCTGATGGTCGAGGCAGACCGGGAGTTTCCCGGCTATGGATGGGCGTCGAATAAGGGATATGGTGCCGCGATCCATATGGAGGCGTTGCGCCGTTTGGGCCCTACGCCCTTGCACCGCAGGAGCTTCGCGCCCGTCGCACAGATGATTTTGGTGTAA
- the thiD gene encoding bifunctional hydroxymethylpyrimidine kinase/phosphomethylpyrimidine kinase: MNSDGKPVRVLIIAGSDSGGGAGIQADIKTVTMLGGHAMTSITAITAQNTLGVDAVHMVPTDMVIDQIASVVSDIGVDAVKIGMIGNVSTAHAVADSLAELSCPIVFDPVMVATSGAVLADADTISAFERLMRLATITTPNLPELEALGGKNALLARHIPLLIKGGHSEDDLIVDQLHLAEEQCVSWSDERIATRSTHGTGCTLATAIATGLGQGMDLVPAIERARLFVRLALHDAPGLGQGHGPMGHQSVREDAMVAGPSLNQVTVGCRDYGASVDFYRTLGLQQIVDSPSNGYARFEMPNGVTFSIHQNDACSTSTVVYFESKRLDAWVTELLSQGYMFDQMPQDESWGWREARLLDPAGNMVCLYSAGENRRYPAWRI; encoded by the coding sequence TTGAACAGCGACGGCAAGCCTGTCCGTGTCCTCATCATAGCTGGTTCGGACAGCGGCGGCGGCGCGGGTATTCAGGCGGATATCAAGACCGTCACCATGCTCGGCGGCCATGCGATGACATCGATCACCGCCATCACCGCGCAGAACACTTTAGGCGTCGACGCGGTCCATATGGTGCCGACCGACATGGTCATCGACCAGATCGCTTCGGTCGTCAGCGATATCGGCGTTGATGCGGTCAAAATCGGAATGATCGGAAACGTCAGCACAGCACATGCGGTGGCCGACAGCCTCGCCGAACTATCCTGTCCGATTGTGTTTGATCCGGTGATGGTCGCGACAAGCGGCGCGGTTTTGGCTGATGCCGACACGATCTCCGCCTTTGAACGGCTGATGCGGCTTGCCACGATTACGACGCCCAATCTGCCGGAGCTGGAGGCATTGGGCGGCAAGAACGCCTTGCTGGCGCGGCATATACCCTTGCTGATAAAGGGTGGCCATTCCGAAGACGATCTGATCGTCGACCAACTCCATCTGGCCGAGGAGCAATGCGTTAGCTGGTCCGACGAACGGATCGCGACGCGCAGCACACATGGCACGGGCTGCACGCTCGCCACGGCCATTGCGACGGGGTTGGGGCAGGGGATGGATCTGGTCCCCGCCATTGAACGGGCGCGCCTGTTCGTGCGCCTCGCCTTGCACGATGCGCCGGGGCTCGGGCAGGGACATGGGCCGATGGGACACCAGTCGGTGCGTGAGGATGCGATGGTCGCAGGGCCCTCGCTCAATCAGGTCACGGTGGGCTGCCGTGACTATGGCGCATCGGTCGATTTCTACCGCACGCTTGGTTTGCAGCAAATTGTCGACAGCCCCTCCAATGGCTATGCCCGTTTCGAAATGCCCAATGGCGTGACTTTCTCTATCCACCAGAATGACGCGTGCTCAACATCGACCGTCGTCTATTTTGAAAGCAAGCGGCTCGATGCCTGGGTCACCGAATTGCTCAGCCAAGGCTATATGTTCGACCAGATGCCGCAAGACGAGAGTTGGGGCTGGCGTGAAGCGCGGCTGCTGGATCCCGCGGGCAATATGGTGTGCCTCTATAGCGCAGGCGAAAACAGGCGCTATCCAGCCTGGCGGATATGA
- the glmM gene encoding phosphoglucosamine mutase: protein MARKYFGTDGIRGRTNASAMTPEMAMKVGQAAGAHFLRGKHKHRVVIGKDTRLSGYMIENALVAGFTSVGMDVVQFGPIPTPAVALLTRSMRADLGVMISASHNPYEDNGIKLFGPDGFKLSDADEIAIEALLDQPSKLANAPDVGRARRIEDSRGRYIHAVKASVPEHIRFDGLHVVLDCAHGAAYQVAPTAIWELGAKVTPIGVTPNGKNINDKVGSTYVSTLQETVVSAGADIGIALDGDADRLIVVDEKGRVVDGDQIMALLGTAMSRAGRLTGDGIVATVMSNLGLERYLESQHLKLVRAKVGDRYVLEEMRNHGINVGGEQSGHMILLDHATTGDGTIAALQVLAQLVESGKPASEVLHLFDPVPQLLKNVRFSGGKPLDNPAVQAVIAQAEAELAGKGRLVIRPSGTEPVIRVMAEGDDAAQVEKLVDAICDAVKVAAA, encoded by the coding sequence ATGGCGCGTAAATATTTCGGAACCGACGGGATCAGAGGCCGCACCAATGCCAGCGCGATGACGCCGGAAATGGCGATGAAGGTCGGACAGGCGGCAGGCGCGCATTTCCTGCGCGGCAAGCACAAGCACCGCGTGGTGATCGGCAAGGATACGCGGCTTTCGGGCTATATGATCGAAAATGCTCTGGTCGCTGGATTCACCAGCGTGGGTATGGATGTGGTGCAATTCGGGCCCATCCCGACACCGGCGGTGGCGCTGCTGACCCGGTCGATGCGTGCCGATCTGGGCGTGATGATTTCGGCGAGTCATAATCCTTATGAAGATAATGGAATAAAGCTGTTCGGGCCGGATGGCTTCAAGCTTTCCGATGCGGATGAAATTGCGATTGAAGCATTGCTCGACCAGCCATCCAAACTGGCCAATGCGCCCGATGTGGGCAGGGCGCGGCGGATCGAGGATAGCCGGGGCCGCTACATCCATGCGGTCAAGGCGTCGGTCCCCGAACATATCCGCTTTGACGGTCTGCACGTCGTGCTCGATTGTGCCCATGGCGCCGCCTATCAGGTCGCCCCGACCGCGATTTGGGAATTGGGTGCGAAGGTGACGCCCATTGGGGTCACTCCCAATGGCAAGAATATCAACGACAAGGTCGGCTCGACCTATGTCTCCACCTTGCAGGAAACGGTCGTTTCGGCAGGCGCGGATATCGGCATTGCGCTTGATGGTGATGCCGACCGCTTAATCGTAGTTGACGAAAAAGGCCGCGTTGTGGACGGCGACCAGATCATGGCGCTGCTCGGTACAGCGATGAGCCGGGCGGGCAGGCTGACGGGGGATGGTATTGTTGCCACGGTCATGTCCAATCTGGGGCTGGAGCGTTATCTGGAAAGCCAGCATCTGAAGCTGGTGCGCGCCAAGGTTGGCGACCGCTATGTTCTGGAGGAAATGCGCAACCACGGCATCAATGTTGGGGGCGAGCAATCGGGGCATATGATCCTGCTTGATCACGCCACAACCGGCGACGGCACCATTGCTGCGCTGCAGGTATTGGCGCAGCTGGTTGAAAGCGGGAAGCCTGCAAGCGAGGTGCTGCACCTATTCGATCCTGTCCCGCAGCTTTTGAAAAATGTCCGCTTTTCGGGCGGCAAGCCGCTCGACAATCCGGCGGTTCAGGCCGTTATCGCGCAGGCCGAAGCTGAACTGGCGGGCAAGGGCCGTCTGGTCATCCGCCCGTCGGGGACAGAGCCCGTCATCCGCGTCATGGCCGAAGGCGACGATGCGGCGCAGGTTGAAAAGCTGGTCGATGCGATCTGCGATGCGGTAAAGGTCGCGGCAGCTTGA
- a CDS encoding dicarboxylate/amino acid:cation symporter, translated as MSNATRILIALVAGLLLGILLTAQIPAIAKQLDFAFDIVGTLWLNGLRMTVVPLIVALVITGIVKSAEAARAGPMAARTVTWIVVMMSLSACMGAILTPTFLALVPMPQESADALRSALTTAAAVGEQPGLRDFILALVPTNAIAAAASDSILPLLIFTMTFAFAITRLAAEPRKQMAGFFSALADAMVIVIEWVLKLAPIGVFALAFVVGARSGFAALGAVLHYIGIVSMVGIVVGAFAYPVAVFAGKVRFTDYARQIAPVQAFAVSTQSSLASLPLMLQKSEALGVRESTAGLVLPMAVALLRVTGPAMNLAVALYVANWFGVKLDGFDYAFAIFIAALTSMGAVSLPGTVSFVTSIAPICLALGIPVEPLALLIAVETLPDIFRTTGNVQMDVALATAIEAPEKEKLDAVSQSR; from the coding sequence ATGTCTAACGCAACACGTATTCTTATCGCCTTGGTTGCCGGTCTATTGCTCGGCATCCTGTTGACCGCCCAGATACCGGCCATTGCCAAACAACTGGATTTCGCATTCGATATCGTCGGCACATTATGGCTGAACGGGTTGCGCATGACGGTCGTGCCTTTAATCGTCGCACTGGTTATCACCGGCATCGTTAAAAGCGCAGAGGCCGCACGTGCCGGCCCCATGGCGGCGCGCACCGTGACCTGGATCGTTGTAATGATGAGCCTGTCCGCCTGCATGGGCGCGATCCTTACGCCCACCTTCCTCGCGCTCGTTCCGATGCCGCAGGAAAGCGCCGATGCGCTACGGTCCGCGCTGACGACCGCCGCCGCGGTTGGCGAACAGCCCGGCTTGCGGGACTTTATCCTCGCGCTTGTTCCTACCAATGCGATTGCAGCGGCGGCCAGCGATTCCATTCTGCCGCTGCTGATCTTCACCATGACCTTCGCCTTTGCAATCACGCGGCTCGCAGCCGAACCGCGCAAGCAAATGGCCGGTTTTTTCAGCGCGCTGGCCGATGCCATGGTGATCGTGATTGAATGGGTACTGAAACTAGCCCCCATCGGCGTTTTTGCGCTGGCCTTTGTCGTCGGCGCTCGGTCGGGCTTTGCTGCGCTGGGTGCAGTTCTGCACTATATTGGCATCGTGTCGATGGTCGGTATCGTGGTCGGTGCCTTCGCCTATCCCGTTGCCGTCTTTGCCGGAAAGGTCCGTTTCACCGACTATGCACGCCAGATTGCACCGGTGCAGGCCTTTGCCGTCTCGACGCAATCCTCGCTCGCCAGCCTGCCCCTGATGCTGCAAAAATCCGAAGCACTGGGTGTACGGGAATCCACCGCTGGTCTGGTACTGCCGATGGCGGTTGCCTTGCTGCGCGTTACCGGCCCTGCAATGAACCTCGCGGTGGCGCTCTATGTCGCCAACTGGTTCGGCGTGAAGCTGGACGGGTTCGACTATGCCTTTGCCATTTTCATCGCCGCGTTGACCTCGATGGGCGCCGTCAGTCTGCCCGGCACGGTCAGCTTCGTCACCTCGATTGCGCCAATCTGTCTGGCCCTGGGCATTCCGGTAGAACCGCTGGCCTTGCTAATCGCGGTCGAAACGCTGCCCGACATTTTCAGAACAACAGGCAATGTGCAGATGGATGTGGCGCTCGCCACCGCCATTGAAGCGCCGGAAAAGGAGAAGTTGGATGCAGTATCGCAATCTCGGTAA
- a CDS encoding aldo/keto reductase: MQYRNLGNGLKVSAIGVGCMPMIKGGNIVYGEDADPDEAIKTIHRAIDLGVTFFDTAQIYGPFSNEELVGEAIKGKRDGLVIASKFGFKFDGGNIVGVDGSGANAKSAVEGTLKRLGIDCLDLYYQHRVDPAVPIEETVGAMADLITDGKIKHIGLSEAGPETLRRAAAVAPISALQSEYSLWERDIEDEILPTCRELGIGFVPYSPLGRGFLTGSIRSLDDLPENDWRRQDPRYQGENFATNLKLVDIVGEVAAKHDASNAQIALAWLMAQGDDIVPIPGFKRRATLEDSAKAADIQLDAEDLAKLEAAAPRGGTAGPRYGERGMKMVRL, translated from the coding sequence ATGCAGTATCGCAATCTCGGTAACGGATTAAAGGTCAGCGCTATCGGCGTGGGCTGCATGCCCATGATCAAGGGCGGTAATATCGTCTATGGCGAGGATGCCGATCCCGATGAGGCCATCAAGACCATTCACCGCGCCATCGACCTCGGCGTGACGTTTTTCGACACCGCCCAAATCTACGGCCCCTTTTCCAACGAAGAACTGGTGGGCGAAGCCATCAAGGGTAAGCGCGACGGGCTGGTTATCGCCAGCAAATTCGGGTTCAAATTCGATGGCGGCAATATTGTCGGCGTCGATGGATCAGGCGCAAATGCGAAGTCGGCGGTTGAAGGAACCTTGAAGCGCCTCGGCATCGATTGCCTTGATCTCTATTACCAGCATCGCGTCGACCCTGCCGTGCCGATCGAGGAAACTGTCGGCGCGATGGCCGACCTCATCACCGATGGCAAAATCAAACATATTGGCTTGTCCGAAGCCGGACCAGAAACCCTGCGCCGTGCTGCGGCGGTCGCGCCGATCTCCGCCCTGCAAAGCGAATATTCGCTGTGGGAGCGTGACATTGAAGATGAGATTTTACCTACCTGCCGCGAACTCGGCATCGGTTTTGTGCCCTACTCCCCCTTGGGACGCGGCTTTCTTACCGGCTCGATCCGCAGCCTTGATGACTTGCCGGAAAATGACTGGCGGCGGCAGGACCCGCGTTATCAGGGCGAGAATTTCGCGACCAATCTGAAGCTGGTGGATATTGTTGGTGAAGTTGCAGCGAAGCACGACGCATCGAATGCACAAATTGCGCTCGCCTGGTTGATGGCACAGGGTGACGACATTGTTCCCATTCCCGGCTTCAAACGGCGTGCCACCTTGGAAGACAGCGCAAAGGCGGCGGACATCCAACTGGACGCGGAAGATCTGGCCAAACTCGAAGCCGCAGCCCCCCGCGGCGGAACCGCCGGTCCACGCTACGGCGAGCGCGGGATGAAGATGGTCCGGTTGTAG
- a CDS encoding NnrU family protein, giving the protein MNAYLPLAAACIAFVGTHFLMSHPLRAMLVYRLRGNGFALLYSAVSLGLFYWMITAFVQAPKEGYFWPVGDVLWGVTSVLTLIAGVLFSGSFIRNPALPGVPDALAAQEPAGVFKVTRHPMMWGFALWGIGHILIAPRIDSFLFAGSIVFLALVGSKGQEIKKKKLAGVEWDSWLRRTHFWPRLSALPSVGVGPWIAGIVLWMVATWSHPFMGVAGAGIFRWFAV; this is encoded by the coding sequence TTGAACGCATATCTTCCTTTGGCTGCCGCCTGTATTGCCTTTGTCGGCACGCATTTTCTGATGTCGCATCCGTTGCGGGCCATGTTGGTATACCGGCTGCGGGGCAATGGTTTTGCCTTGCTCTATTCGGCGGTGTCGCTGGGGCTGTTTTATTGGATGATTACGGCCTTTGTGCAGGCACCCAAGGAAGGATATTTCTGGCCCGTTGGTGATGTGCTGTGGGGCGTAACCAGCGTCCTGACGCTGATCGCAGGCGTGCTGTTTTCCGGGTCCTTCATCCGCAATCCGGCATTGCCGGGGGTTCCCGATGCCCTCGCGGCGCAGGAACCCGCCGGCGTGTTCAAGGTCACCCGTCACCCGATGATGTGGGGCTTTGCCCTATGGGGCATCGGCCATATCCTGATCGCGCCCCGAATCGACAGCTTCCTGTTTGCCGGAAGCATCGTCTTTCTTGCGCTCGTCGGGTCGAAGGGGCAGGAAATCAAAAAGAAGAAACTGGCCGGTGTCGAATGGGATTCATGGCTAAGACGGACGCATTTCTGGCCGCGTCTGTCCGCACTGCCGTCGGTAGGTGTCGGTCCGTGGATCGCCGGTATTGTCCTGTGGATGGTGGCCACATGGAGCCATCCTTTCATGGGCGTTGCCGGCGCGGGTATCTTTCGCTGGTTTGCGGTTTAG
- a CDS encoding amidohydrolase family protein, which translates to MKHFLYAAAAMAALTSPSYAETIAITGGKLVVGDGSAPVEGGTVVIRDGTIVAAGVGIAVPAGARQIDASGKWITPGVFAGFTRLGLSEVDAVNGTNDKSGGKSGFSAAIDIAPAIDPFRSPFAVNRSAGVTRAVVAPEAADNIFAGQGAIADLGADSNPVTKARAFQFAEFGEDGAANAGGSRAGTHLHFRAMLREAQDYAAGRDTFDDDLLKAEDAKALLSVLRGETRLLIHVEGANDMLRLLELKRDFPTIKMVFVGATEGWRVAPQLAQAGVPVIASALNDLPATFEMLGATQSNIGRMKDAGVKVAIGMINDRDSHQLRYTTQYAGNLVSLEKLPNATGLSWDEAFAAISSVPADIMGVGDRYGSLKSGKAADVVVWDGDPLELSSTPTAVIIDGVEQPLGNRQQRLRDRYARPTEGDLPKAYDR; encoded by the coding sequence ATGAAGCATTTCCTTTATGCAGCAGCCGCAATGGCAGCTTTGACCTCGCCATCCTACGCCGAAACCATTGCCATTACGGGCGGCAAGCTCGTCGTCGGCGACGGCAGTGCGCCCGTTGAAGGCGGCACTGTTGTCATTCGCGATGGCACCATCGTAGCAGCAGGCGTCGGCATTGCCGTCCCCGCTGGCGCGCGCCAGATCGACGCCAGCGGTAAATGGATCACGCCGGGCGTGTTCGCCGGCTTCACCCGCCTTGGCCTGTCCGAAGTGGACGCCGTGAACGGCACGAACGACAAGAGTGGTGGCAAAAGCGGATTTTCGGCGGCGATTGATATTGCGCCTGCTATCGACCCCTTCCGCTCGCCCTTTGCGGTGAACCGGTCCGCAGGCGTCACGCGCGCCGTTGTGGCACCCGAAGCCGCGGACAATATCTTCGCAGGGCAGGGCGCAATCGCCGATCTGGGGGCAGACAGCAACCCCGTGACCAAGGCCCGCGCCTTCCAATTCGCCGAATTTGGCGAAGACGGGGCGGCGAACGCCGGGGGCAGCCGTGCCGGAACGCATCTGCACTTCCGCGCGATGTTGCGTGAGGCGCAGGATTATGCGGCAGGGCGTGATACCTTTGACGATGATCTGCTGAAAGCCGAAGATGCCAAGGCATTGCTGTCGGTCCTGCGCGGCGAAACGCGTTTGCTGATCCATGTCGAAGGTGCGAACGACATGTTACGCCTGCTGGAGCTGAAGCGTGATTTCCCGACCATCAAGATGGTCTTCGTCGGCGCGACCGAAGGCTGGCGCGTTGCACCGCAACTGGCGCAGGCAGGTGTTCCTGTCATAGCCTCGGCACTCAACGATTTGCCCGCAACATTCGAAATGCTGGGGGCTACGCAGAGCAATATCGGGCGTATGAAAGACGCCGGAGTGAAGGTTGCCATCGGCATGATCAACGACCGCGATTCCCACCAGTTGCGTTACACCACGCAATATGCAGGCAATCTGGTCAGTCTGGAAAAGCTGCCCAACGCAACGGGCCTGTCCTGGGACGAAGCCTTCGCCGCGATCAGCTCGGTTCCCGCCGACATCATGGGCGTGGGTGACCGCTATGGCAGCCTGAAGTCGGGTAAAGCCGCCGATGTGGTGGTATGGGACGGGGACCCGCTGGAGCTTTCCAGTACGCCGACCGCCGTCATCATCGACGGGGTTGAGCAGCCCTTAGGCAACCGGCAACAGCGGCTACGTGACCGATATGCACGCCCGACCGAAGGTGATTTGCCAAAAGCCTATGACCGCTAA
- a CDS encoding amidohydrolase: protein MTFTRKAIAACLLPLSMAACTSTEKPATVSTVKPVEKAPAPFPSTYKAYPGVATAIRNVTIYDGEGGKIDNGVVFMSGGKISSVGGPDTPIPADIAVFDGAGKYVTPGIIDIHSHLGDYPTPSVEAHSDGNEATSPTTPEVWAEHSVWPQDPGFSRALANGGVTSLQILPGSANLMGGRSVVLKNVYSRTIQGMKFPGAPYGLKMACGENPKRVYGTKGRMPSTRMGNLAVNRQTWIKAQEYRKKRDSGKEFTRDLGMETLAGVLDGEISIQNHCYRADEMALVLDMAKEFGYKVAAFHHAVESYKIADLLRDNGVCSAVWADWWGFKMEAYDAIPENAAILQNSGACVIIHSDDENQIQRLNQEAAKAQADGRRMGIQISDAEVIKWLTYNPAKALGIADKTGSLKPGKMADVVLWNGNPLSVYSRPEMVWIDGALMYDAKDPKRRPVSDFELGQPGEGDVK from the coding sequence ATGACATTCACCCGGAAGGCCATAGCAGCCTGTCTGCTTCCGCTCAGCATGGCGGCATGTACCTCGACCGAGAAACCGGCAACGGTATCTACGGTCAAGCCGGTGGAAAAGGCGCCCGCGCCTTTTCCGTCGACCTATAAAGCCTATCCGGGTGTCGCCACGGCGATCCGCAATGTCACCATTTATGATGGTGAAGGCGGAAAGATCGACAATGGCGTGGTGTTCATGTCGGGCGGCAAGATCAGCAGTGTCGGCGGGCCGGACACCCCGATACCTGCCGATATTGCGGTCTTCGACGGGGCTGGAAAATATGTGACCCCCGGGATCATCGATATCCACTCCCATCTGGGCGATTATCCCACGCCTTCGGTGGAAGCGCATAGCGACGGTAACGAGGCGACATCGCCTACAACCCCGGAAGTATGGGCCGAACACAGCGTATGGCCACAGGACCCCGGCTTCAGCCGCGCACTCGCCAATGGCGGCGTGACGTCGCTGCAAATCCTTCCGGGTTCGGCAAATCTGATGGGTGGCCGTTCGGTTGTCCTGAAAAATGTCTATTCCCGCACGATACAGGGCATGAAATTCCCCGGCGCACCCTATGGGTTGAAAATGGCCTGCGGTGAGAACCCCAAGCGGGTATATGGCACAAAAGGACGTATGCCCTCGACCCGCATGGGCAATTTGGCCGTCAACCGCCAGACATGGATCAAGGCGCAGGAATATCGAAAGAAACGTGATAGCGGCAAAGAGTTCACCCGCGATTTGGGTATGGAGACTCTGGCAGGCGTATTGGACGGCGAAATCAGCATCCAGAACCACTGCTACCGTGCCGACGAAATGGCGCTCGTCCTCGATATGGCGAAGGAATTCGGCTATAAGGTCGCCGCATTCCACCACGCCGTGGAAAGCTACAAAATTGCAGACCTGTTGCGTGACAATGGCGTGTGCTCGGCTGTGTGGGCCGATTGGTGGGGTTTCAAGATGGAGGCCTATGACGCCATCCCGGAAAACGCTGCTATCCTCCAGAATAGCGGCGCGTGCGTCATCATCCATTCCGACGATGAAAACCAGATCCAGCGTCTGAATCAGGAAGCTGCCAAAGCGCAGGCCGATGGCCGCCGGATGGGCATCCAGATTTCGGATGCCGAAGTCATCAAATGGCTCACCTACAATCCCGCCAAGGCGTTGGGCATTGCCGACAAGACCGGAAGCCTGAAGCCCGGCAAAATGGCCGATGTCGTCCTGTGGAACGGCAACCCGCTCAGCGTCTATTCCCGCCCCGAAATGGTGTGGATCGACGGCGCGCTGATGTATGATGCGAAGGACCCCAAAAGGAGGCCGGTAAGCGATTTCGAGCTTGGCCAACCCGGCGAAGGAGATGTGAAATGA